The genomic stretch GACCAAAGCACATCCTTATGGTAACGCTTAACAATATCCGGCCTTTCAATCCGTAGGAATCTACTCGAAGTTCCTTTTAATTTATTAGACCTTATCGGAAACCCCCTACCTAGCTCTGCCGGACAACGCAACCTCATG from Gammaproteobacteria bacterium encodes the following:
- a CDS encoding hypothetical protein (Evidence 5 : Unknown function) gives rise to the protein MRLRCPAELGRGFPIRSNKLKGTSSRFLRIERPDIVKRYHKDVLWSPSYFAVSAGGAPLDVIKQYVEDQRNH